A single region of the Halobacterium wangiae genome encodes:
- a CDS encoding methyltransferase domain-containing protein: MEFEEREQVYGREAYYWGTEPNEMAEQTVALAPETSDTVTAVDVGAGEGRDAVFFAEQGWNVYAMEVSPSGLAKARRLADRRGVTLQTVEADANDATLPEAVDVVYSAGAVQYIRPGNRERQFGRFKEQTTAGGVHAIFAFVDHPEVPTAPDWTENEHAYAQGELAAYYEDWDVIEETAIVFDDESGGETHQHAAEILYARKPN; the protein is encoded by the coding sequence ATGGAGTTCGAGGAACGAGAGCAGGTCTACGGACGGGAGGCGTACTACTGGGGGACGGAACCGAACGAGATGGCCGAACAGACGGTAGCGCTCGCTCCGGAGACGAGTGACACCGTCACGGCAGTCGACGTCGGAGCGGGCGAGGGCCGGGACGCGGTGTTCTTCGCCGAACAGGGGTGGAACGTCTACGCGATGGAGGTGTCTCCCAGCGGCCTGGCGAAGGCCCGACGGCTCGCGGACCGCCGGGGAGTGACACTCCAGACGGTCGAAGCGGACGCGAACGACGCCACGCTCCCGGAAGCCGTCGACGTGGTCTACTCGGCCGGCGCGGTTCAGTACATCCGCCCCGGGAATCGGGAGCGACAGTTCGGCCGCTTCAAGGAGCAGACGACGGCCGGTGGGGTTCACGCGATCTTCGCGTTCGTCGACCACCCCGAGGTTCCGACGGCGCCCGACTGGACGGAGAACGAACACGCCTACGCGCAGGGTGAACTGGCTGCGTACTACGAAGATTGGGACGTCATCGAGGAGACAGCGATCGTCTTCGACGACGAGTCTGGCGGCGAGACCCACCAGCACGCGGCGGAGATTCTGTACGCACGGAAACCGAACTGA